GCCGGGGTAGAACGACAAGGCCTGCACCGagccgcgctgcacggcgctcggctgGCGGGCGGGCCCATCCGGATAGGCCTTGTACCCGTTCTCCTCCGTCACGGTATCGTCCTCCTTCAGGTCCGAGTAGATCAGGACACCGACGGCGCCCGCCtcttgcgccgcacgcaccttGAGGCCGCGGAACAGGCCGCCGTAGCGCACCAGGACGATTTTGCCGTGGAAGTCGATGCCGTGCGATTCGAGGAGCTCGTAGTCCGCCTTGtggccgtcgccgacgtacaCCAGCTCGCCCGATGCGCGGCCCGAGAACGAGTAGCCGTGGAAGGGCGGCATGCCGTACGCACTCgactcgtcctcctccagAACGTCTTCGGCGAGGTTGGCGACCCATGCCTCTTTGCCGTCACTAGAAAGAGACAGCGACGAGTTCACCGGCTGGTCGAGCCAGATCGAGTAGGTGTCGGCCCACACGCGGGGATGCGCGTGCTTCTGCGAGCGgggctcgcgctgcaggagccactcgcgcgactcggacgaccCCGCATCAAAGATAAGCTCGGATGCGTTGCGCACACGCGGcatgccgaggagctccgACCACTCCTCGAtcaggcgcagcgtcgagaTGTAGTCCGCCTTTTCGCCGGCAATGTGGTGCTGCGCGGTGTAgcgctggagcgccgcacgcgcctcgtcagccttgggctcggcgaggaacGCCTCTTCGTACGCGCGGTTGCGCTGCTCATACGTcgtgcggcacgccgcatCGTGGCTCTGGCCACGGATTCTGCACTCGGGTGCGTCCCAGCGCACctggtcgcgcagctcgttgAGCCAGCTATGGCATGCGTGGAAACGCGGGGTAGGGTGGTGCCAGTACATCCATgcgagcgcgacaagcGCGATCGTGCCAAATACGCGCTTCGCCGTgacgctcgtgcgcctctgcaccggcgccggggccGTGGGCTGCTCCCaggcctgctcggcctgcagcTTCTCGTGCGGGACCATCGTCGATAAGGTCGGTGCGCCACGCGGAAATGACGGCATCGGTGATCGGCCACGTGGTAATGACGTTTCGCTATGGCTAATTCTCGTCCATCGGCGCTTCGGTCGGCGCATcggtcggcgcctcgccctcggtcggcgcgtTGTTCGCGTCGGTCTGTTcctgtgcggcgcgctggcgctccttGGGCCCGAGACTAGGTTAGATAGAGTACGTACGCATCAAAccacgcggcgagctcgtcgccctcgtGCATTGTAAACTTTTGGCCCTCGCGCGCTTCCGGCGCGTTGGGATCCGCATCCGCGCCGGGCCCCACGATCGCGACCgagacggcggcgcgctcgaggtcctTGTTCTGCGGCAGGGTCTCGCGCaacgcacgcagcgcatggtgcacgagcgcgtcgaggtccgcctcggcaagctccTCCAtgtggcgctcgaggtagGTCTTCGCGCTCTGGttccgcgcgccgagagACATGGCGTAGTACTCGAAGCAGTTGCCCGTCGGGCTGAACTCGTACAGATGCGGCCCGgtgccgtcgacgccgatcACCAGGAACCCGACGCCGTACGGGCGCTTGCCGTACTGCATCGTGTTCAGCTGCGCGCGGTCTGCGAGCGCGCTCATCATGCGCGACACcgggagcgcgcgcgcgtacatcacgcgcgacgagagcgcgagctggcgcaTGTAGTTGCTCAGCacacgcgcgtcgctcgtgaGGCCCGCAAAGCCAATGCCCATGTGCTGGTCGATCTTGAGCATCTTGCGCTGGTACGACGCAAgctcggacggcgcgcgcttcaGCGCGACAAGCACCGCGTGCGTCttggagcgcacgccgacgacggccgAGCCTTGCTTGACCGCTTCCAGCGCATATTCCACCTGGTGCAGACGGCCCTGCGGCGAGACTGGGTCAGCGGAGATACGTACAGACTGTGTTGTCGCTATCGTACGTGCTGGGTGAGTCAATCTGCGTACTTTCGGAACTGGGTCAGCCAATGCACGCAccatcctcgtcgtcgtccaaAGCGTACGCGGCCTCGATCAAAATATTTGCAAAAAACGTCCACCCCCGGGATGGAATcgctgtgcggcgcgctccgcgcgcTGGGCCTCGCGTGTGAGGACCAGGCGTATGTGCTGTGGATTGTGTGTGCCGCGACGATTGCGGCAGTGGccatcggcacgcgcgcgctcgcggccaaggcggtgcCGGAAGCCCCGAGCGAGGCCACGAAAAAGAAAAGTGGGCCCCGCAAGGtcgtcctgctcggcggcgagcaggcgggCAAGACGAACGTGTTTCTGCGCCTCACGATGGACGTCGCGCCAGACACGGCCACGTCGCAGCGCGTCAATACGGCGTCGGTCGCACGCTCGGAAAAAAATCCGCACggcctgcagctcgtcgacgtgccgggccacgcgcgcctgcgcacggccgcgtaCGACCATCTGGACGACGCAGACGCGCTCGTGTTCTGCATCGatgcgagcgtcgcgagccgcggcggcagcgagtctgcgacggccgccgcggcgctgtcgACGATGAAAAAGACGGATCTGCAGGAATCGCTCATGGAGAGCGTCGACTTTTTgcacgacacgctgcgcaccctcgccgagcgccgccggggcgggtcggcgccgccgcctccggcgctcctcgtgctCTTTACACGCGCAGACAAGTCGCCGCTCTTTGCGGACCGCCGCATGCTCTCGGACGAAAAGCGGCGGACGCAGCTTatggcgcgctgccgccgcggcctcgagtccgcgctcgcctcgcgccgcatctcgcgcggcctgcaccgcacgaccgacgcgccgaaAGGGCGCGTGACCGTCGACGGCATCGCCGAAGTcgccgacacgcgccgctcgtaTGTCGGCCAGGCGCAGGATGCACTTGCGCctgtgctgcgcgccgtgccgttCCTGCggtgggcggcgccggccgaggacgagcgggtggccgccgagctgcacccGACGCGCTTCGGCCACAACGTCAaggccggcgcagggcaCAAGCAGTCGGCAGAGCTCGCTTCAGACTATATTgtgccgacgtcgcgcgcgggcgtcgACGAACTACTTACGCGTCTGCATACCCAGGTCATCcagcacggcgaggcgggctGGGGCCTCGCGAGCATCGATCGGGGTGCCACATGGCAGCCCGGCGCCGGACAGGATagcctcgacgacctcgcaCGGTGGTTGCAGGCCTTGTAGGAAATAGCCACGTGGAGTCTGGTCTGTGCCAATTTTTCCAAAATCGCCAATTCGTCCACTTTTTTTTTGGAACGCCATGTCACTGTCGCGGCGTGCATCGGTGCCGAGCCGgaagcgcgcgacgccgggagcggcgcctgtgcggacgcagcgcgtggaGCGTGAGCCGGCGCTGGAGAAGCTTGCCGAAGGAGCGCTtcagctcgacgacgacgaggagggagacgaagacgaggaggaggacgacgaggagcacgagtttcccgagctcgacgtcgaggaggatgacgaagaggacgaggacgaggaggacgaggaggaagaggacgaagacgaagacgaggagGGATTCGACTCGGACGATATCGACAACTGggacgactcggacgacaAAGGTACGCCCCCCTTCTGACGCAGTCCACGGCGATGTCGCAGCCACGGTCGGTGATCTGGAGGATGCCGAGGAaggcgatgcggcgcttgcgcgcatgattgcgcgcgagcgcgtcaagCCGAACgagagcgcgcgcgagacgaACCGTCTCGGTATCGACaaagcgcacgccgcgcgttTCTACGACGACGCACGCAACGATGACggctcgatgcgcggccGTGTCGTGCGCTCTGCCATCACGGGCGGGGAAAAGATGGAGTACCCCCCCATTGAGCCCGAGTACGacagcgactcgagcacCGAAGAGGCCGAGAACCGCATCGGCAACGTCCCGCTGCAGTGGTACGACGACCTCCCCCATCTCGGCTACGATATCAATGGCAAGCGCGTCATGCGCCCCGCGcagggcgacgagctcgacaagttcctcgacacggtcgagggcgacggcgaTGCGTGGTTCTCTGCGCACGACAAGCTGGGCGGCAAGGACGTGAAGCtcaccgacgaggagctcgatATCATccagcgtctgcagcgtgccgagatCCCCCTGGACAAGTACGATCCCTACGAGCCGGCCACGGACTGGTTCACTGGCAAGGAGCACCAGCTGACGATGCCGATGACGGCGCGCCCCGAGCCCAAGAGCCGTTTCGTCCCGTCCAAGTGGGAGCACAAGAAGGTGATGAAGATTGTGCGTGCCATCCGCCAGGGCCGgatcgtcgcgcacgcgccgggcAAGGAGAAGCCCGCGTTCTACAATATCTGGAGCGAgagcgacacgccgcgcgccgaccatGCGATGCACATGCCGGCGCCCAagctgccgctgccgtcGCACGTCGAGTCGTACAACCCCCCCGAGGAGTACCTCTTCAACGACGAGGAAAAGGCCGAGTGGGAGGCCGCGGACCCCGAGGACCGCAAGCTGTCGTACATGCCGACCAagtacggcgcgctgcgcctcgtgccTGGCTACGAGGCCGCGATCCAGGAGCGGTTCCAGCGCTGCTTGGACCTGTACCTCGCGccccgcgtgcgccgcaagcgcctcgacatCGAGAACCCCGAGGACCTCTTGCCCAAGCTcccgtcgccgcgcgagctgcggccCTTCCCGACGCACACCGACGTGGTGtacgcgcacgccgggcgagtgcgcaccgccgcgccggatCCGACCGGCAACTGGCTCCTGACCGGTGCCGAGGACGGCTTCGTGCGCCTGTgggacacggcgctcggccgcagcgtcgcggcgtGGGACATGAACGTGGgcgtggcgagcgccgacaAAGGACCGGTATACAGCGTGCAGTGGTGCCCCACGAAGCAgtacgcgctcgcggcggtggcgtGCGCGGGCCGCGTGacgctccttgcgccgccgcagtgtgcgccgcgcgccgacggcccGACGGCCGGGCAGCAGGTCGCGACCGCGGCCTTTGCCACCGTCGCGCCTGCGACCGAGGGGCCGGTGCGCTGGGCGCGGCCGTCCGAGACGGAGCGTGCGTCTGGCGTCTGCGCGCACGTCCACCTTTCCGCCCAGCGCGCGAACAAGAccacgccgctcgtccCGAAGCAGGTGCGCtggcacggccgcggcgactACTTTGCGACGGTGTGCCCCGACGCGGGCCCCCAGGCGGTGCTCATCCACCAGATCTCCAAGCACCGGTCGCAGGCGCCGTTcaagcgtgcgcggcggcagagcagcgcggcgtttGCCGTGCAGTGTGTCGCCTTCCATCCCTCGCGTCCGCTGCTGTTTgtcgcgacgcagcgctaCGTGCGCATCTTTGATCTCGTGCAGCAGGCTTTGCACAAGACGCTGCAGCCGGGTGTGCGCTGGATCAGCTCGATGGACGTGCACCCGAGCGGCGACCacctgctcgtcggctcgtacgaccgccgcgtcctctGGTTCGACCTGGACCTCTCCGAGCGGCCGtaccgcacgctgcgctaCCATAcacgcgcggtgcgcgcggtgGCGTTCCACCCCCGGTACCCCTTGTTTGCCACCGCGTCGGACGACGGTACCGTGCACGTATACCACTGCACTGTCTACTCGGACCTGCTGCAGAACGCGCTGATCGTTCCCCTGAAAGTCCTGCGTGGGCACAATGTCGTGGAttcgctcggcgtgctcgatgCACAGTGGCACCCGACGCTGCCGTGGCTCgtgagcgcggccgcggacggcgacgcacgcctcTGGACTCCGTAGTTAGGCCCAACCGTCGAGGCTGTCGTGCCCGACCTGCTCTACGTACTTTTGCGCTTTGCCGCGGGGGTTGTGCTTGCCCCAcacacgcgccgcgagctcgtccgcgacatgctcggccagcgccagcGACGAGGTCAGCCCGGGGCTctcgatgccgagcagcgagacgagcgtaccggcgcgcgcggtgtCGGGCAGCGCATGCTGCCAGACCTGCTGGCTGCCCAGGTCGCGGCTCGCGTGCCACAGGATCTGGAAGTCGGCAAAGGACTTGGCGTCGGGGCCCACGAGCTTGGGGCGGATGCCGCTGTAGTCGGGCGACAGCCCGTCGCACGAGACGCCGGGGAGGTACTTTTGGATCGCCGCATGCATCGCGGCGAACCAcgcgtcggtcgcgtcGGGGTACAGCTGCTTCTCCCAAAAGTCGTGGACGTAGCCGAGGGCGTCGGGCGTGTCGTCCAGGTGCGCGGGGGGGCTCAGCCACTGCGCGTCGGGGCCGAAGCGGACGTTGCCttcgaggtcgagcgtgaggtgcgctgcgttagGTAGGAAACGTACTTCCAAGCGACTGGTGCGCATGCGTGCCCTTGCCTCCTCCGCCGCCAAAGTTCGGCGTGGGGTACAAGAGATGGCGGACCTTGTCGACGCCAGGGCCACGG
This sequence is a window from Malassezia japonica chromosome 5, complete sequence. Protein-coding genes within it:
- the PRE5 gene encoding proteasome endopeptidase complex (EggNog:ENOG503NW5C; BUSCO:EOG09264441; COG:O; MEROPS:MER0000549), with product MVLSPQGRLHQVEYALEAVKQGSAVVGVRSKTHAVLVALKRAPSELASYQRKMLKIDQHMGIGFAGLTSDARVLSNYMRQLALSSRVMYARALPVSRMMSALADRAQLNTMQYGKRPYGVGFLVIGVDGTGPHLYEFSPTGNCFEYYAMSLGARNQSAKTYLERHMEELAEADLDALVHHALRALRETLPQNKDLERAAVSVAIVGPGADADPNAPEAREGQKFTMHEGDELAAWFDALGPKERQRAAQEQTDANNAPTEGEAPTDAPTEAPMDEN
- a CDS encoding uncharacterized protein (TransMembrane:1 (o20-41i); COG:U; EggNog:ENOG503P7F5) — protein: MESLCGALRALGLACEDQAYVLWIVCAATIAAVAIGTRALAAKAVPEAPSEATKKKSGPRKVVLLGGEQAGKTNVFLRLTMDVAPDTATSQRVNTASVARSEKNPHGLQLVDVPGHARLRTAAYDHLDDADALVFCIDASVASRGGSESATAAAALSTMKKTDLQESLMESVDFLHDTLRTLAERRRGGSAPPPPALLVLFTRADKSPLFADRRMLSDEKRRTQLMARCRRGLESALASRRISRGLHRTTDAPKGRVTVDGIAEVADTRRSYVGQAQDALAPVLRAVPFLRWAAPAEDERVAAELHPTRFGHNVKAGAGHKQSAELASDYIVPTSRAGVDELLTRLHTQVIQHGEAGWGLASIDRGATWQPGAGQDSLDDLARWLQAL
- the ERB1 gene encoding Ribosome biogenesis protein erb1 (BUSCO:EOG092612LP; EggNog:ENOG503NU5U; COG:J); the encoded protein is MSLSRRASVPSRKRATPGAAPVRTQRVEREPALEKLAEGALQLDDDEEGDEDEEEDDEEHEFPELDVEEDDEEDEDEEDEEEEDEDEDEEGFDSDDIDNWDDSDDKVHGDVAATVGDLEDAEEGDAALARMIARERVKPNESARETNRLGIDKAHAARFYDDARNDDGSMRGRVVRSAITGGEKMEYPPIEPEYDSDSSTEEAENRIGNVPLQWYDDLPHLGYDINGKRVMRPAQGDELDKFLDTVEGDGDAWFSAHDKLGGKDVKLTDEELDIIQRLQRAEIPLDKYDPYEPATDWFTGKEHQLTMPMTARPEPKSRFVPSKWEHKKVMKIVRAIRQGRIVAHAPGKEKPAFYNIWSESDTPRADHAMHMPAPKLPLPSHVESYNPPEEYLFNDEEKAEWEAADPEDRKLSYMPTKYGALRLVPGYEAAIQERFQRCLDLYLAPRVRRKRLDIENPEDLLPKLPSPRELRPFPTHTDVVYAHAGRVRTAAPDPTGNWLLTGAEDGFVRLWDTALGRSVAAWDMNVGVASADKGPVYSVQWCPTKQYALAAVACAGRVTLLAPPQCAPRADGPTAGQQVATAAFATVAPATEGPVRWARPSETERASGVCAHVHLSAQRANKTTPLVPKQVRWHGRGDYFATVCPDAGPQAVLIHQISKHRSQAPFKRARRQSSAAFAVQCVAFHPSRPLLFVATQRYVRIFDLVQQALHKTLQPGVRWISSMDVHPSGDHLLVGSYDRRVLWFDLDLSERPYRTLRYHTRAVRAVAFHPRYPLFATASDDGTVHVYHCTVYSDLLQNALIVPLKVLRGHNVVDSLGVLDAQWHPTLPWLVSAAADGDARLWTP